The Humulus lupulus chromosome 3, drHumLupu1.1, whole genome shotgun sequence genome window below encodes:
- the LOC133822177 gene encoding uncharacterized protein LOC133822177 isoform X2 has product MDAYQQQNWYMRPPPPPPPPQQPPSSTDPYQQPQQQQQPPPPPRPPAYPQGSWYPNQYQYQPPSHSPSPPPQWAPPPPPHPHSDHYPPPGSYPPPQHHYPPHPVHQNQFPSPPPRPQLASSPHFPPPHSYPQPNQEWGNPNWAHSQGWEHQVGHNNEEDWAAKARAWADAKTAMENQHQQSQFTAVGRPEDQSHYHDQYSHSVESHYAEIQHQSMPTSNYQQVQQLQAPTAPFPRPPVAHHSESPSVSSDPSYVPEGHLHSVRDGTPTADSNAMFQRQGNLPISPSVHQQEVPSSYSSVTGSNGVMPFSNSSSQQGQHHMQPPQAVPLADQPLEFMPKFNRDDPLMQSSYAYHDSVGPARGMDTVTAMPSMNSWSAPVAPGVGYPPIAPILPSGPQQHDPALAVPSSVSGHAAHPFSSFPVSGLQPTIPSAAPPFAHNAGTSLHPTTAFSGDAYGIPSISERPKKASVPNWLKEEIKKAVITTSSSMDHPKEETQSIEDEGFDNSVGKGEQADSKSIDSSRSTEEDEDDEDYVDAARTAAINHEIKRVLTEVLLKVTDELFDEIATNVLNEDLRVEVDKETVSSNHRVSPSPSTLPSNKPTTKIIIPGKSKEYKIEGVEKSSSSSPGDVLGLGNYATDDDDGDEIQSSSLPNSRKKELQHSYFEKPSEDKHDVGANGSSLAHPEELNRKQKILESETSKATSVESKYSNNDATANSKSDKIRKNESNAGGSTPDGINVSRSKNIVDVGGSEPPEDDENVTKTSKDSNQVKEVRTKAEKNDRHDSKRSSGKGFGKKEESDKRTDEKGNGNHRRHDERYSRKEKTGERNGSKERTKEQSDKLLVPESESKKRSSHVNARDDRKETERQHKAGAKEESNRKHEHTRDKESERSRHKHASDSSRHKRRRSISRGRSSKDDSVHRDNDSSDEASNDSKRKLHSRRRNVSRSPSPGKSRRRLVSRSPHSKHSQRRHSPYSSLDNNRAKRSRSRSPSRRQR; this is encoded by the exons ATGGATGCGTACCAACAACAAAACTGGTACATGAGGCCACcaccgccgccgccgccgccacAGCAACCACCGTCGTCGACGGATCCCTACCAGCAaccacagcagcagcaacagcctCCGCCGCCTCCCAGGCCACCGGCTTATCCGCAGGGCTCATGGTACCCCAACCAGTATCAGTACCAGCCCCCCTCACACTCTCCCTCGCCTCCGCCACAGTGGgccccgccacctcctcctcatCCCCATTCCGACCATTACCCTCCTCCGGGTTCTTATCCTCCGCCGCAACACCATTATCCTCCGCACCCCGTCCATCAGAACCAGTTCCCTTCACCTCCTCCTCGGCCTCAACTGGCTTCTTCCCCACACTTTCCTCCTCCTCATTCATATCCTCAGCCCAATCAG GAATGGGGGAATCCCAATTGGGCGCATTCCCAAGGTTGGGAACATCAAG TTGGTCATAACAATGAAGAAGATTGGGCTGCTAAGGCTAGAGCATGGGCAGATGCTAAAACAGCAATGGAGAATCAGCATCAACAATCTCAGTTTACAGCAGTTGGGAGACCTGAAGATCAAAGCCATTACCATGACCAATATTCTCACTCTGTTGAGTCTCATTATGCAGAAATTCAACATCAGTCTATGCCTACATCTAACTATCAACAGGTTCAACAACTTCAAGCTCCAACTGCACCTTTTCCCCGGCCTCCAGTAGCTCATCACTCAGAGTCTCCTTCTGTCAGCTCTGATCCATCTTATGTGCCAGAGGGACATCTTCACTCTGTTAGAGATGGAACACCAACTGCAGATTCAAATGCTATGTTTCAACGTCAAGGAAATCTACCTATAAGTCCATCTGTTCATCAGCAGGAGGTACCTTCTAGTTATTCTTCTGTTACAG GAAGCAATGGGGTTATGCCTTTTTCGAATTCATCATCTCAGCAAGGACAGCACCATATGCAACCACCACAGGCTGTGCCTCTTGCTGACCAGCCTTTAGAATTTATGCCCAAATTCAATCGTGATGACCCACTTATGCAGTCCAGCTATGCTTATCACGATTCAGTTGGACCGGCAAGAGGGATGGACACTGTTACCGCTATGCCTTCTATGAACAGTTGGTCAGCTCCTGTTGCACCTGGTGTGGGTTATCCTCCTATTGCTCCAATTCTGCCATCAGGGCCTCAG CAACATGATCCTGCACTAGCTGTGCCTTCTTCTGTTTCTGGGCATGCTGCACATCCATTTAGTAGTTTTCCTGTATCTGGCCTTCAGCCAACAATTCCATCTGCTGCTCCCCCGTTTGCCCACAATGCAGGAACTTCACTTCACCCTACAACAGCCTTTTCTGGTGATGCCTATGGAATTCCTAGTATTTCTGAGCGTCCTAAAAAG GCTTCAGTGCCTAATTGGCTTAAAGAGGAAATAAAGAAAGCAGTTATCACAACAAGTTCGTCTATGGATCATCCCAAGGAGGAGACACAATCTATTGAGGATGAAGGTTTTGACAATTCTGTTGGGAAGGGTGAGCAAGCAGATAGCAAAAGCATTGATTCATCTAGATCAACTGAagaagatgaggatgatgag GATTACGTGGATGCAGCTAGAACTGCAGCAATTAATCATGAAATAAAGCGTGTGCTAACTGAAGTTTTGCTGAAG GTAACGGATGAACTGTTTGATGAAATTGCAACAAATGTTCTCAATGAAGATCTAAGAGTTGAAG TTGATAAAGAGACTGTCTCCTCAAACCATAGGGTATCTCCGTCTCCCTCTACACTTCCATCTAACAAGCCGACCACAAAGATTATAATCCCAGGGAAATCCAAGGAATACAAGATTGAAGGCGTTGAGAAGTCTAGTTCTAGTTCCCCTGGAGATGTACTGGGTCTTGGAAATTATGCCACTGACGATGATGATGGTGATGAAATTCAGAGCTCTAGCTTGCCAAATTCCAGGAAAAAAGAGCTTCAGCATTCATATTTTGAAAAACCTTCAGAAGACAAGCATGATGTTGGTGCAAATGGCAGTTCGTTAGCCCATCCTGAAGAGCTCAACAGAAAGCAGAAAATTTTGGAGAGTGAGACAAGTAAAGCTACCTCAGTTGAGTCTAAATATAGTAACAATGATGCTACTGCAAATTCTAAGTCTGATAAAATTAGGAAAAATGAAAGTAATGCTGGTGGAAGTACACCAGATGGTATCAATGTTTCTAGATCAAAAAATATAGTTGACGTAGGTGGATCAGAGCCTCCTGAAGATGATGAGAATGTGACGAAAACATCAAAAGATAGCAACCAAGTTAAGGAAGTCAGGACAAAAGCTGAAAAGAATGATAGACATGACAGTAAGAGGAGTTCTGGGAAAGGCTTTGGAAAGAAGGAAGAGAGTGATAAGAGGACAGATGAGAAGGGCAATGGTAATCATAGGAGGCACGATGAAAGGTACTCGAGAAAGGAAAAGACAGGTGAACGGAATGGATCCAAAGAAAGAACAAAAGAGCAAAGTGATAAGCTCTTAGTGCCGGAATCTGAGTCAAAGAAAAGGTCTTCCCATGTTAATGCCAGGGACGATAGAAAAGAAACAGAGAGGCAACATAAAGCTGGTGCTAAAGAAGAAAGCAACAGAAAACACGAGCATACCAGGGATAAGGAGAGCGAGAGATCAAGGCACAAACATGCTAGTGACTCAAGCAGGCACAAGAGAAGACGTTCAATTAGTAGGGGTAGAAGCAGCAAGGACGACTCAGTTCATCGCGATAATGATTCTAGTGATGAAGCTTCTAATGATTCTAAGAG GAAGTTGCATTCAAGGAGACGCAACGTGTCACGCTCCCCCTCACCTGGCAAGTCTAGAAGAAG ACTAGTTTCGCGGTCTCCACATAGCAAGCATTCTCAGCGCAGGCATTCTCCCTACTCTTCTCTTGATAACAATAG GGCAAAGCGGTCCAGGTCCAGATCGCCTAGTCGACGGCAGAGATGA
- the LOC133822177 gene encoding uncharacterized protein LOC133822177 isoform X1 produces the protein MDAYQQQNWYMRPPPPPPPPQQPPSSTDPYQQPQQQQQPPPPPRPPAYPQGSWYPNQYQYQPPSHSPSPPPQWAPPPPPHPHSDHYPPPGSYPPPQHHYPPHPVHQNQFPSPPPRPQLASSPHFPPPHSYPQPNQEWGNPNWAHSQGWEHQAVGHNNEEDWAAKARAWADAKTAMENQHQQSQFTAVGRPEDQSHYHDQYSHSVESHYAEIQHQSMPTSNYQQVQQLQAPTAPFPRPPVAHHSESPSVSSDPSYVPEGHLHSVRDGTPTADSNAMFQRQGNLPISPSVHQQEVPSSYSSVTGSNGVMPFSNSSSQQGQHHMQPPQAVPLADQPLEFMPKFNRDDPLMQSSYAYHDSVGPARGMDTVTAMPSMNSWSAPVAPGVGYPPIAPILPSGPQQHDPALAVPSSVSGHAAHPFSSFPVSGLQPTIPSAAPPFAHNAGTSLHPTTAFSGDAYGIPSISERPKKASVPNWLKEEIKKAVITTSSSMDHPKEETQSIEDEGFDNSVGKGEQADSKSIDSSRSTEEDEDDEDYVDAARTAAINHEIKRVLTEVLLKVTDELFDEIATNVLNEDLRVEVDKETVSSNHRVSPSPSTLPSNKPTTKIIIPGKSKEYKIEGVEKSSSSSPGDVLGLGNYATDDDDGDEIQSSSLPNSRKKELQHSYFEKPSEDKHDVGANGSSLAHPEELNRKQKILESETSKATSVESKYSNNDATANSKSDKIRKNESNAGGSTPDGINVSRSKNIVDVGGSEPPEDDENVTKTSKDSNQVKEVRTKAEKNDRHDSKRSSGKGFGKKEESDKRTDEKGNGNHRRHDERYSRKEKTGERNGSKERTKEQSDKLLVPESESKKRSSHVNARDDRKETERQHKAGAKEESNRKHEHTRDKESERSRHKHASDSSRHKRRRSISRGRSSKDDSVHRDNDSSDEASNDSKRKLHSRRRNVSRSPSPGKSRRRLVSRSPHSKHSQRRHSPYSSLDNNRAKRSRSRSPSRRQR, from the exons ATGGATGCGTACCAACAACAAAACTGGTACATGAGGCCACcaccgccgccgccgccgccacAGCAACCACCGTCGTCGACGGATCCCTACCAGCAaccacagcagcagcaacagcctCCGCCGCCTCCCAGGCCACCGGCTTATCCGCAGGGCTCATGGTACCCCAACCAGTATCAGTACCAGCCCCCCTCACACTCTCCCTCGCCTCCGCCACAGTGGgccccgccacctcctcctcatCCCCATTCCGACCATTACCCTCCTCCGGGTTCTTATCCTCCGCCGCAACACCATTATCCTCCGCACCCCGTCCATCAGAACCAGTTCCCTTCACCTCCTCCTCGGCCTCAACTGGCTTCTTCCCCACACTTTCCTCCTCCTCATTCATATCCTCAGCCCAATCAG GAATGGGGGAATCCCAATTGGGCGCATTCCCAAGGTTGGGAACATCAAG CAGTTGGTCATAACAATGAAGAAGATTGGGCTGCTAAGGCTAGAGCATGGGCAGATGCTAAAACAGCAATGGAGAATCAGCATCAACAATCTCAGTTTACAGCAGTTGGGAGACCTGAAGATCAAAGCCATTACCATGACCAATATTCTCACTCTGTTGAGTCTCATTATGCAGAAATTCAACATCAGTCTATGCCTACATCTAACTATCAACAGGTTCAACAACTTCAAGCTCCAACTGCACCTTTTCCCCGGCCTCCAGTAGCTCATCACTCAGAGTCTCCTTCTGTCAGCTCTGATCCATCTTATGTGCCAGAGGGACATCTTCACTCTGTTAGAGATGGAACACCAACTGCAGATTCAAATGCTATGTTTCAACGTCAAGGAAATCTACCTATAAGTCCATCTGTTCATCAGCAGGAGGTACCTTCTAGTTATTCTTCTGTTACAG GAAGCAATGGGGTTATGCCTTTTTCGAATTCATCATCTCAGCAAGGACAGCACCATATGCAACCACCACAGGCTGTGCCTCTTGCTGACCAGCCTTTAGAATTTATGCCCAAATTCAATCGTGATGACCCACTTATGCAGTCCAGCTATGCTTATCACGATTCAGTTGGACCGGCAAGAGGGATGGACACTGTTACCGCTATGCCTTCTATGAACAGTTGGTCAGCTCCTGTTGCACCTGGTGTGGGTTATCCTCCTATTGCTCCAATTCTGCCATCAGGGCCTCAG CAACATGATCCTGCACTAGCTGTGCCTTCTTCTGTTTCTGGGCATGCTGCACATCCATTTAGTAGTTTTCCTGTATCTGGCCTTCAGCCAACAATTCCATCTGCTGCTCCCCCGTTTGCCCACAATGCAGGAACTTCACTTCACCCTACAACAGCCTTTTCTGGTGATGCCTATGGAATTCCTAGTATTTCTGAGCGTCCTAAAAAG GCTTCAGTGCCTAATTGGCTTAAAGAGGAAATAAAGAAAGCAGTTATCACAACAAGTTCGTCTATGGATCATCCCAAGGAGGAGACACAATCTATTGAGGATGAAGGTTTTGACAATTCTGTTGGGAAGGGTGAGCAAGCAGATAGCAAAAGCATTGATTCATCTAGATCAACTGAagaagatgaggatgatgag GATTACGTGGATGCAGCTAGAACTGCAGCAATTAATCATGAAATAAAGCGTGTGCTAACTGAAGTTTTGCTGAAG GTAACGGATGAACTGTTTGATGAAATTGCAACAAATGTTCTCAATGAAGATCTAAGAGTTGAAG TTGATAAAGAGACTGTCTCCTCAAACCATAGGGTATCTCCGTCTCCCTCTACACTTCCATCTAACAAGCCGACCACAAAGATTATAATCCCAGGGAAATCCAAGGAATACAAGATTGAAGGCGTTGAGAAGTCTAGTTCTAGTTCCCCTGGAGATGTACTGGGTCTTGGAAATTATGCCACTGACGATGATGATGGTGATGAAATTCAGAGCTCTAGCTTGCCAAATTCCAGGAAAAAAGAGCTTCAGCATTCATATTTTGAAAAACCTTCAGAAGACAAGCATGATGTTGGTGCAAATGGCAGTTCGTTAGCCCATCCTGAAGAGCTCAACAGAAAGCAGAAAATTTTGGAGAGTGAGACAAGTAAAGCTACCTCAGTTGAGTCTAAATATAGTAACAATGATGCTACTGCAAATTCTAAGTCTGATAAAATTAGGAAAAATGAAAGTAATGCTGGTGGAAGTACACCAGATGGTATCAATGTTTCTAGATCAAAAAATATAGTTGACGTAGGTGGATCAGAGCCTCCTGAAGATGATGAGAATGTGACGAAAACATCAAAAGATAGCAACCAAGTTAAGGAAGTCAGGACAAAAGCTGAAAAGAATGATAGACATGACAGTAAGAGGAGTTCTGGGAAAGGCTTTGGAAAGAAGGAAGAGAGTGATAAGAGGACAGATGAGAAGGGCAATGGTAATCATAGGAGGCACGATGAAAGGTACTCGAGAAAGGAAAAGACAGGTGAACGGAATGGATCCAAAGAAAGAACAAAAGAGCAAAGTGATAAGCTCTTAGTGCCGGAATCTGAGTCAAAGAAAAGGTCTTCCCATGTTAATGCCAGGGACGATAGAAAAGAAACAGAGAGGCAACATAAAGCTGGTGCTAAAGAAGAAAGCAACAGAAAACACGAGCATACCAGGGATAAGGAGAGCGAGAGATCAAGGCACAAACATGCTAGTGACTCAAGCAGGCACAAGAGAAGACGTTCAATTAGTAGGGGTAGAAGCAGCAAGGACGACTCAGTTCATCGCGATAATGATTCTAGTGATGAAGCTTCTAATGATTCTAAGAG GAAGTTGCATTCAAGGAGACGCAACGTGTCACGCTCCCCCTCACCTGGCAAGTCTAGAAGAAG ACTAGTTTCGCGGTCTCCACATAGCAAGCATTCTCAGCGCAGGCATTCTCCCTACTCTTCTCTTGATAACAATAG GGCAAAGCGGTCCAGGTCCAGATCGCCTAGTCGACGGCAGAGATGA
- the LOC133822177 gene encoding uncharacterized protein LOC133822177 isoform X3, protein MDAYQQQNWYMRPPPPPPPPQQPPSSTDPYQQPQQQQQPPPPPRPPAYPQGSWYPNQYQYQPPSHSPSPPPQWAPPPPPHPHSDHYPPPGSYPPPQHHYPPHPVHQNQFPSPPPRPQLASSPHFPPPHSYPQPNQEWGNPNWAHSQGWEHQAVGHNNEEDWAAKARAWADAKTAMENQHQQSQFTAVGRPEDQSHYHDQYSHSVESHYAEIQHQSMPTSNYQQVQQLQAPTAPFPRPPVAHHSESPSVSSDPSYVPEGHLHSVRDGTPTADSNAMFQRQGNLPISPSVHQQEVPSSYSSVTGSNGVMPFSNSSSQQGQHHMQPPQAVPLADQPLEFMPKFNRDDPLMQSSYAYHDSVGPARGMDTVTAMPSMNSWSAPVAPGVGYPPIAPILPSGPQQHDPALAVPSSVSGHAAHPFSSFPVSGLQPTIPSAAPPFAHNAGTSLHPTTAFSGDAYGIPSISERPKKASVPNWLKEEIKKAVITTSSSMDHPKEETQSIEDEGFDNSVGKGEQADSKSIDSSRSTEEDEDDEDYVDAARTAAINHEIKRVLTEVLLKVTDELFDEIATNVLNEDLRVEVDKETVSSNHRVSPSPSTLPSNKPTTKIIIPGKSKEYKIEGVEKSSSSSPGDVLGLGNYATDDDDGDEIQSSSLPNSRKKELQHSYFEKPSEDKHDVGANGSSLAHPEELNRKQKILESETSKATSVESKYSNNDATANSKSDKIRKNESNAGGSTPDGINVSRSKNIVDVGGSEPPEDDENVTKTSKDSNQVKEVRTKAEKNDRHDSKRSSGKGFGKKEESDKRTDEKGNGNHRRHDERYSRKEKTGERNGSKERTKEQSDKLLVPESESKKRSSHVNARDDRKETERQHKAGAKEESNRKHEHTRDKESERSRHKHASDSSRHKRRRSISRGRSSKDDSVHRDNDSSDEASNDSKRKLHSRRRNVSRSPSPGKSRRRAKRSRSRSPSRRQR, encoded by the exons ATGGATGCGTACCAACAACAAAACTGGTACATGAGGCCACcaccgccgccgccgccgccacAGCAACCACCGTCGTCGACGGATCCCTACCAGCAaccacagcagcagcaacagcctCCGCCGCCTCCCAGGCCACCGGCTTATCCGCAGGGCTCATGGTACCCCAACCAGTATCAGTACCAGCCCCCCTCACACTCTCCCTCGCCTCCGCCACAGTGGgccccgccacctcctcctcatCCCCATTCCGACCATTACCCTCCTCCGGGTTCTTATCCTCCGCCGCAACACCATTATCCTCCGCACCCCGTCCATCAGAACCAGTTCCCTTCACCTCCTCCTCGGCCTCAACTGGCTTCTTCCCCACACTTTCCTCCTCCTCATTCATATCCTCAGCCCAATCAG GAATGGGGGAATCCCAATTGGGCGCATTCCCAAGGTTGGGAACATCAAG CAGTTGGTCATAACAATGAAGAAGATTGGGCTGCTAAGGCTAGAGCATGGGCAGATGCTAAAACAGCAATGGAGAATCAGCATCAACAATCTCAGTTTACAGCAGTTGGGAGACCTGAAGATCAAAGCCATTACCATGACCAATATTCTCACTCTGTTGAGTCTCATTATGCAGAAATTCAACATCAGTCTATGCCTACATCTAACTATCAACAGGTTCAACAACTTCAAGCTCCAACTGCACCTTTTCCCCGGCCTCCAGTAGCTCATCACTCAGAGTCTCCTTCTGTCAGCTCTGATCCATCTTATGTGCCAGAGGGACATCTTCACTCTGTTAGAGATGGAACACCAACTGCAGATTCAAATGCTATGTTTCAACGTCAAGGAAATCTACCTATAAGTCCATCTGTTCATCAGCAGGAGGTACCTTCTAGTTATTCTTCTGTTACAG GAAGCAATGGGGTTATGCCTTTTTCGAATTCATCATCTCAGCAAGGACAGCACCATATGCAACCACCACAGGCTGTGCCTCTTGCTGACCAGCCTTTAGAATTTATGCCCAAATTCAATCGTGATGACCCACTTATGCAGTCCAGCTATGCTTATCACGATTCAGTTGGACCGGCAAGAGGGATGGACACTGTTACCGCTATGCCTTCTATGAACAGTTGGTCAGCTCCTGTTGCACCTGGTGTGGGTTATCCTCCTATTGCTCCAATTCTGCCATCAGGGCCTCAG CAACATGATCCTGCACTAGCTGTGCCTTCTTCTGTTTCTGGGCATGCTGCACATCCATTTAGTAGTTTTCCTGTATCTGGCCTTCAGCCAACAATTCCATCTGCTGCTCCCCCGTTTGCCCACAATGCAGGAACTTCACTTCACCCTACAACAGCCTTTTCTGGTGATGCCTATGGAATTCCTAGTATTTCTGAGCGTCCTAAAAAG GCTTCAGTGCCTAATTGGCTTAAAGAGGAAATAAAGAAAGCAGTTATCACAACAAGTTCGTCTATGGATCATCCCAAGGAGGAGACACAATCTATTGAGGATGAAGGTTTTGACAATTCTGTTGGGAAGGGTGAGCAAGCAGATAGCAAAAGCATTGATTCATCTAGATCAACTGAagaagatgaggatgatgag GATTACGTGGATGCAGCTAGAACTGCAGCAATTAATCATGAAATAAAGCGTGTGCTAACTGAAGTTTTGCTGAAG GTAACGGATGAACTGTTTGATGAAATTGCAACAAATGTTCTCAATGAAGATCTAAGAGTTGAAG TTGATAAAGAGACTGTCTCCTCAAACCATAGGGTATCTCCGTCTCCCTCTACACTTCCATCTAACAAGCCGACCACAAAGATTATAATCCCAGGGAAATCCAAGGAATACAAGATTGAAGGCGTTGAGAAGTCTAGTTCTAGTTCCCCTGGAGATGTACTGGGTCTTGGAAATTATGCCACTGACGATGATGATGGTGATGAAATTCAGAGCTCTAGCTTGCCAAATTCCAGGAAAAAAGAGCTTCAGCATTCATATTTTGAAAAACCTTCAGAAGACAAGCATGATGTTGGTGCAAATGGCAGTTCGTTAGCCCATCCTGAAGAGCTCAACAGAAAGCAGAAAATTTTGGAGAGTGAGACAAGTAAAGCTACCTCAGTTGAGTCTAAATATAGTAACAATGATGCTACTGCAAATTCTAAGTCTGATAAAATTAGGAAAAATGAAAGTAATGCTGGTGGAAGTACACCAGATGGTATCAATGTTTCTAGATCAAAAAATATAGTTGACGTAGGTGGATCAGAGCCTCCTGAAGATGATGAGAATGTGACGAAAACATCAAAAGATAGCAACCAAGTTAAGGAAGTCAGGACAAAAGCTGAAAAGAATGATAGACATGACAGTAAGAGGAGTTCTGGGAAAGGCTTTGGAAAGAAGGAAGAGAGTGATAAGAGGACAGATGAGAAGGGCAATGGTAATCATAGGAGGCACGATGAAAGGTACTCGAGAAAGGAAAAGACAGGTGAACGGAATGGATCCAAAGAAAGAACAAAAGAGCAAAGTGATAAGCTCTTAGTGCCGGAATCTGAGTCAAAGAAAAGGTCTTCCCATGTTAATGCCAGGGACGATAGAAAAGAAACAGAGAGGCAACATAAAGCTGGTGCTAAAGAAGAAAGCAACAGAAAACACGAGCATACCAGGGATAAGGAGAGCGAGAGATCAAGGCACAAACATGCTAGTGACTCAAGCAGGCACAAGAGAAGACGTTCAATTAGTAGGGGTAGAAGCAGCAAGGACGACTCAGTTCATCGCGATAATGATTCTAGTGATGAAGCTTCTAATGATTCTAAGAG GAAGTTGCATTCAAGGAGACGCAACGTGTCACGCTCCCCCTCACCTGGCAAGTCTAGAAGAAG GGCAAAGCGGTCCAGGTCCAGATCGCCTAGTCGACGGCAGAGATGA